From the Streptomyces sp. KMM 9044 genome, one window contains:
- a CDS encoding energy-coupling factor ABC transporter substrate-binding protein — MTRNAKINSLLLLAVAALAVLPLALGLGDHKEEPFAGADGEAQTAITEIEPDYEPWFSPLYEPPSGEIESGLFALQAAGGAGVLAYCFGVRRGRRQGAERAREQQSAAGTGPGSGTGTGTGSGSGSGEAVSPGPRA; from the coding sequence ATGACCAGGAACGCGAAGATCAACTCGCTGCTGCTGCTCGCCGTGGCCGCGCTCGCGGTGCTGCCGCTGGCGCTCGGGCTCGGCGACCACAAGGAGGAGCCGTTCGCCGGTGCGGACGGTGAGGCTCAGACCGCGATCACCGAGATCGAACCCGACTACGAGCCGTGGTTCTCGCCGCTGTACGAACCCCCGTCCGGTGAGATCGAGTCGGGGCTGTTCGCCCTCCAGGCCGCCGGCGGCGCGGGGGTCCTGGCGTACTGCTTCGGGGTGCGGCGCGGGCGGCGGCAGGGTGCGGAGCGGGCACGGGAGCAGCAGTCGGCGGCCGGCACCGGACCGGGCTCCGGCACCGGCACCGGCACCGGCTCCGGCTCCGGCTCCGGTGAAGCGGTCTCCCCCGGGCCCCGGGCCTGA
- the cbiQ gene encoding cobalt ECF transporter T component CbiQ has product MLPIDVAAHSSRWRRRHPVDKAVLGLGLTVLAVSLPPWPGAALVLVTALAVLLGPAGVPGRRLWRAYRVPLGFCVTGTLTLLVQVGGPDGWVSPAPEGPLRAGELLLRTSAASLGVLLFAFTTPMSDLLPRLVRAGVPAPLVDVALVTYRMSFLLLDSVRRVGQAQAARLGHTARAASWRSLGGLGATAFVRSFDRAARLQAGLAGRGYDGTLRVLVPEARISVRFTAVSVLLLVTLATVTLLLESRMS; this is encoded by the coding sequence GTGCTGCCGATCGACGTGGCGGCGCACAGCAGTCGCTGGCGCCGCCGTCATCCGGTGGACAAGGCCGTGCTCGGACTGGGGCTCACCGTGCTCGCGGTCTCCCTGCCTCCATGGCCGGGCGCGGCTCTGGTGCTGGTGACCGCGCTCGCGGTGCTGCTGGGCCCGGCGGGGGTGCCGGGCCGGCGGCTGTGGCGTGCCTACCGGGTACCGCTGGGCTTCTGCGTCACCGGGACGCTCACGCTGCTCGTGCAGGTGGGCGGACCGGACGGGTGGGTGTCACCGGCCCCCGAAGGGCCGCTGCGTGCAGGCGAGTTGCTGCTGCGCACCTCGGCGGCGTCCCTCGGGGTGCTGCTGTTCGCGTTCACCACGCCGATGTCGGACCTGCTGCCGCGCCTGGTACGGGCCGGGGTGCCCGCACCCCTGGTGGACGTGGCCCTGGTGACGTACCGCATGAGCTTCCTGCTGCTCGACTCCGTGCGCCGGGTCGGTCAGGCGCAGGCGGCCCGGCTGGGGCACACCGCCCGGGCGGCGTCGTGGCGTTCGCTGGGCGGGCTCGGCGCGACGGCGTTCGTCCGGTCCTTCGACCGGGCGGCGCGACTGCAGGCGGGGCTCGCCGGGCGCGGTTACGACGGCACGCTGCGCGTCCTGGTGCCCGAGGCGCGGATCTCCGTACGGTTCACGGCCGTGAGCGTGCTGCTGCTCGTGACGCTGGCCACCGTCACCCTTCTCCTGGAAAGCCGCATGTCATGA